Below is a window of Lebetimonas sp. JH292 DNA.
TAGCACCAAATATTAACATATATTTACAATTTTGAAAATCTGCCTTCATTTCAGCTTCTTTTCCGTCTGTAAAAGCGTAATTACCCATTCTAAAGCCGATACCACATATATCAGTATGTGCAATATAATTTTTTGAACCGATAGAATTATAAACCCATCTTTTTATAAAATCTACTCTTCCTCCTTGGGAACGTCCTGTAAACCATACAAATTGGTTTCTTTTAGAACCTAATTCTTCAGCTTCTTTTCAGATAAAATATCTTTTATGCCTGGATAATATGTTTCATCCCCTAAATGTTTAAAATTTTTACCTCCGAAAGCTATTTCATTTATTAAAGTATCCCAATCTATAGGTTCGAATTTTCCGCTTCCTCTTTCACCGTTTTTAAAGGTTTTGTTATTCTGTAAGGATTATAAACATATTCATTATTCATTTGCGGTTTTGCACACGTTGATGCTGAATATTTAAAACTTTTTTCTATATCTGTTGAATAAGAAATTTGGTTGAAATCTCTATTATATGGGTGATAAGGATTTCCATCAACTTGTACACATTTGTTGTCTTTAACGGCTATTCTTAAACCGCATCTTGCATTACAAGCTAAACAGACGGTATTTACTATTTTATCTGCTTTTGGTTTTTTTGTTTCATAAAATCCATATTTTTCTTTATAAATAGGTGTAACATCAGTAAAAGTCGCTAAATGGTGATAAAGTGCATATTTTAAAGTTGGATTGTTTTCTAGAAGTTCTTTTAATTGTCCTTTAGGATTTTTAAGATTTCCATAAACTAAAGCCCCGCCTGGGCAAATACTGACACATCTTGGAATGTCTCCTTGAATAATTCTGTCAAAACACATATCGCATTTTTTTGCTTTTTTATCAAAAACTATAGCGTCAAAAGGACAGGCTTTAGCACAACTTTGTTTATTTTCGGCACAATTGATATCACATTTGTCTTCATTTATTAATATAACTCCATCTTTTGCACAAATTGCAATATATTCAAACGCTCGGCACAAAAGTTTTTATTTTGAAAAACACTACATCATAAGGAAGATTTTTTTCAAGTTGACATGCTGCCATACAGCTTTTGCAGTCTAAACATCTGCTTTGGTCATATATTAAAACAGGCATAAATTCATTTTCTTCAGCATTAGCAAATTTAAATGTTGTTGTGCTGATTAAAACACTAAATGCTCCAATTTTTAAAAACTCTCTTCTTTCCATTATTTTCCTTATAAGCTAATAGTATTTTTGTGAAGTAGAAAGTCCATTGTGTCGTATGCGTTTCCTATTTCTCCGACTTTTAGCTCTTCTGGAGGAATTTTGTAAAAATTCATACAAACGCCGCATGAATAAATTTTTACGCCTCTTTTTTCAAATTCTTTTAAAATTTCTATTGTTTTTTCATTTTTTGTTGTTAAAAATACACCTCTGTTTACACATACAATAATTTCAGGAAGTTTTTTAAATTCAAGTGTTGTTTTTAAAAATCCTTCTATTAATATGTGTCCAAGCTCGCCTTCTCCAACTTTGTCATCTTTTATAAAAAGCACCTTATCTAAAAATTTATCATTATCTTCTTCTTTTGGTGCAATACTGCATTCATAACCTTTTACAATCCTGATTATGGTTTCACCATTATCCAGTTTTTCTTCTTCTGCAACCAGTCCCTGGTTTGCCGCAAATCTTTTAACGTTTTGAACAGATGAAATAGAATTTACCAAAACCTCCAAAATTCCTTCGTCCATCTCTTCAAGTGCTTTTTTTGTATCAAGCACAGGTTTTGGACATGCCGCATTTCTGCAGTCTATTTTTTTATTCATTTGTTACTCCTTTTGTTGTTTCGTATCCGGCAAGAGCCGCTCCGAATGCCCCCATCATCTGAGGATATTCCGGTGTGTATACTTCTTTTTTTAATTTTTTTGAAAGCAATTCCCTAAGAAGTGAATTTTTAGCTCCTCCCCCGGTAAAAACGATTTTGTCTTCCGGTCTAATGCTTTTGGCCATTCCGGCTAATCTTGATGCTATTGAATCAATAATTCCGTATCCTATATTTTCAGGCTTTTCTTTTTTTGCCATAAGAGAAATTACTTCTGATTCGGCAAATACCGCACACATTGAAGATATCTGGATTGTTTTGTCAGCTTTTTTACAAAAATCTCCAAACTCATCAAGCGGAATCTGGAGTTTTACAGCCGCCATTTCTATAAATTTTCCGGTTCCGGCCGCACATTTGTCGTTCATTTTGAAATTATCAAAATTTCCGCCTTCGGTTACTTTTATTACCTTGCTGTCCTGTCCTCCTAAATCAATAACAGTTCTTACATCCGGAAAGAAAAAATAAGCCCCTTTTGCATGGGCTTTTATTTCGCTGATTACAGGAACGTCAAACGCTTCTTGCATCATATATCTTCCATAACCTGTTGCAACCAGGGTTTCAATAGGTTTATCTTTTAAATATTCTTTTACCTGTTCGTCGGGATTTATAACGGTATCTAATACTTTAATGTCAATTATGTTTTTATTATCATCAATTCCAACAATTTTTGTATAGGTTGAGCCTATGTCAACTCCGTAATACATTAAAATCCTTTAAATTTAACGTTCTTTTTAAATGAAATACTTTCCAAAAACGCTTCAACTCTTGTTTTAATCTGACCCATATCTTCCATTGAATAATCAGATTCAATTCTTAAAACAGGAATATTTTCAGCCTGAAGTCTGTCTATTACTCTTTTTGATTCCACGTTGTATGTATGACAAAAAGAGAGTGAATAATAAATAATACCGTCAGCTTTTCTTTCTTTATACATTTTGATTATTTTATCTATTCTATCATCATTTGGAGTAAAGCATGCACAGTCTATTTTCATATATCTATCAAGCATATTATTCATTAAATCATCAATAGTTTCAGCTCCTTGGGTTTCAATATTGTCTTTATAATATCTGTGTCCGATACATGCTTCTTCGTTTATTATTACTCCACCGGTTGTTTCAACAATATGATGAAGCTTCCAGTTTGGAGGTGCCATA
It encodes the following:
- a CDS encoding acyl-CoA dehydratase activase, which codes for MYYGVDIGSTYTKIVGIDDNKNIIDIKVLDTVINPDEQVKEYLKDKPIETLVATGYGRYMMQEAFDVPVISEIKAHAKGAYFFFPDVRTVIDLGGQDSKVIKVTEGGNFDNFKMNDKCAAGTGKFIEMAAVKLQIPLDEFGDFCKKADKTIQISSMCAVFAESEVISLMAKKEKPENIGYGIIDSIASRLAGMAKSIRPEDKIVFTGGGAKNSLLRELLSKKLKKEVYTPEYPQMMGAFGAALAGYETTKGVTNE
- a CDS encoding 4Fe-4S dicluster domain-containing protein; translated protein: MCRAFEYIAICAKDGVILINEDKCDINCAENKQSCAKACPFDAIVFDKKAKKCDMCFDRIIQGDIPRCVSICPGGALVYGNLKNPKGQLKELLENNPTLKYALYHHLATFTDVTPIYKEKYGFYETKKPKADKIVNTVCLACNARCGLRIAVKDNKCVQVDGNPYHPYNRDFNQISYSTDIEKSFKYSASTCAKPQMNNEYVYNPYRITKPLKTVKEEAENSNL
- the yedF gene encoding sulfurtransferase-like selenium metabolism protein YedF; the protein is MNKKIDCRNAACPKPVLDTKKALEEMDEGILEVLVNSISSVQNVKRFAANQGLVAEEEKLDNGETIIRIVKGYECSIAPKEEDNDKFLDKVLFIKDDKVGEGELGHILIEGFLKTTLEFKKLPEIIVCVNRGVFLTTKNEKTIEILKEFEKRGVKIYSCGVCMNFYKIPPEELKVGEIGNAYDTMDFLLHKNTISL